In the genome of Synergistetes bacterium HGW-Synergistetes-1, one region contains:
- a CDS encoding N-acetylglucosaminyltransferase translates to MEVFEELLSSEYLPLLFEEGAGTLLLKFMPFVLFFELPLAILVIIGVIKYTVDRRYEGERRPYFPSVSCIITCYSEGRDVQKTIMSLTEQIYPGKIEMLAMIDGAAKNKFTYDSAHEMSHYVSGFENRKLLVVPKWQRGGRVSSLNTGLNFASGEIVMALDGDTSFDNNMVERATRHFEDPTVAAVSGCLRVRNADESLTASLQAIEYFISIQASKTGLSSFNMVNNISGAFGVFRKSVLDLVEGWDAGTAEDLDLTLRIKNYFGRYKKKFRIIFDPEAIGHTDAPATFKGFLKQRIRWDGDLSYLYFRKHKRSFKPKILGWPNFLMIILTGLFSQIVMPFVIFVYTVWLFIRYPIEYASTLLFLVYLFYFFLLLVMYLIFTACLSERPEEDLSRLCFLPLMPLFAFAARMNSLVATVWELTASGHKDTSMAPWWVTRKNKF, encoded by the coding sequence ATGGAAGTATTCGAAGAGCTTTTGAGTTCAGAATATTTACCCCTTCTTTTTGAAGAAGGGGCAGGTACTCTTTTACTCAAATTCATGCCCTTTGTCCTCTTTTTTGAATTGCCGCTCGCGATCCTGGTCATAATAGGTGTTATCAAATATACAGTCGACAGGAGATATGAAGGGGAACGAAGACCGTATTTCCCCTCTGTTTCCTGCATAATCACATGTTACAGCGAAGGCCGCGATGTACAGAAAACTATAATGTCTCTCACCGAACAGATATATCCGGGCAAAATTGAGATGCTGGCAATGATCGACGGTGCAGCAAAAAACAAATTTACCTACGATTCAGCCCATGAAATGTCCCACTATGTATCGGGCTTTGAAAACAGAAAGCTTCTTGTTGTCCCCAAATGGCAAAGAGGCGGCAGGGTCTCCAGCCTGAACACAGGGCTCAATTTTGCGAGCGGAGAAATAGTAATGGCACTGGATGGAGATACTTCGTTTGACAACAACATGGTAGAGAGGGCCACCAGGCATTTTGAAGATCCAACAGTGGCAGCAGTATCAGGATGCCTCAGGGTAAGAAATGCCGATGAATCTTTGACAGCGTCTCTTCAGGCCATTGAGTATTTTATATCGATCCAGGCATCGAAGACCGGATTGAGTTCCTTTAACATGGTTAACAATATATCTGGAGCATTTGGCGTTTTCAGGAAAAGCGTACTTGACCTTGTAGAAGGGTGGGACGCAGGCACAGCGGAAGATCTTGATTTAACACTTCGGATAAAAAATTATTTTGGAAGATACAAAAAGAAATTCCGAATAATTTTTGATCCGGAAGCTATTGGACATACGGATGCCCCGGCGACATTCAAGGGGTTTCTGAAACAGAGGATAAGATGGGACGGTGATCTTTCCTACCTCTATTTTCGCAAGCACAAGCGCTCATTTAAACCTAAAATTCTCGGCTGGCCGAATTTTCTGATGATAATTTTAACGGGGCTCTTTTCACAGATAGTTATGCCTTTTGTCATCTTTGTATATACCGTATGGCTTTTTATCAGGTATCCGATTGAATATGCTTCTACTTTACTTTTTCTGGTCTATCTCTTTTATTTCTTTTTGCTTCTTGTAATGTATCTCATTTTTACAGCGTGTCTCTCAGAAAGACCTGAAGAGGACCTGTCAAGGCTGTGCTTCCTGCCTCTGATGCCGCTGTTTGCCTTTGCTGCAAGGATGAACAGTCTGGTCGCAACAGTATGGGAGCTGACAGCAAGCGGTCATAAGGATACATCAATGGCTCCGTGGTGGGTAACTCGGAAAAATAAATTCTGA